One genomic segment of Protaetiibacter intestinalis includes these proteins:
- a CDS encoding TetR/AcrR family transcriptional regulator, translating to MAISEPRERLLRTASELFYREGIHSVGVDRIVSEAGVTRATFYRHFPSKEDLVEAYLGLEDARLREAFDAAEASTDDPRQRLELVIDGLAADVERNHTRGCPFINAAAEYPDADSGVRRTVDAQRGWFRGVLENLLTASGAPDPARAAGELVLLRDAALVGGYLDGWERVRPAFLDAARHAAGLSH from the coding sequence ATGGCCATCTCCGAACCCCGCGAGCGCCTGCTGCGCACGGCATCCGAGCTCTTCTACCGCGAAGGCATCCACTCGGTCGGCGTCGACCGCATCGTGAGCGAGGCCGGGGTCACGCGCGCCACCTTCTACCGCCACTTCCCCAGCAAGGAGGACCTCGTCGAGGCCTACCTCGGGCTCGAGGACGCCCGGCTCCGCGAGGCGTTCGACGCGGCCGAGGCGAGCACCGACGACCCGCGACAGCGGCTCGAACTCGTCATCGACGGCCTCGCCGCCGACGTGGAACGCAACCACACCCGCGGCTGCCCGTTCATCAACGCCGCCGCGGAGTACCCGGATGCCGACAGCGGCGTGCGGCGCACCGTCGACGCCCAGCGCGGCTGGTTCCGCGGCGTCCTCGAAAACCTGCTCACGGCATCCGGAGCACCGGATCCGGCGCGGGCCGCCGGCGAGCTCGTGCTGCTGCGCGACGCCGCACTCGTCGGCGGTTACCTCGACGGCTGGGAACGCGTACGCCCCGCCTTCCTCGACGCGGCGCGCCACGCCGCGGGCCTGTCGCACTGA
- a CDS encoding alpha/beta hydrolase: MTATKTPIVLIHGLWMTPKSWDTWAAYFEARGHRVIRPGWPGIDDREVDDIRSNPEALKGVGLAQIADHYERIIRELPEKPIIMGHSFGGLLTQMLADRDLGVAYVAVTPGQPAGITTLPASTLRTGFPILSNPFGKNGAKPISKAHFHFTFGNDLSRAASDELWEQFAVPSYNRVFFEGVAAAFDEKGGVSHVDYAKADRAPLLVIAGEIDHVVPPAIGTAIVKKYRASGSPSLVEYKEYAGRTHRIVSQDGWEEVAEYALDWALEHAQA; encoded by the coding sequence ATGACCGCCACCAAGACCCCCATCGTGCTCATCCACGGACTGTGGATGACCCCCAAGAGCTGGGACACCTGGGCCGCGTACTTCGAAGCACGTGGCCACCGGGTGATCCGTCCGGGCTGGCCGGGAATCGACGACCGGGAGGTCGACGACATCCGGAGCAACCCCGAGGCGCTCAAGGGCGTCGGCCTCGCGCAGATCGCCGACCACTACGAGCGGATCATCCGCGAGCTGCCCGAGAAGCCCATCATCATGGGCCACTCCTTCGGCGGCCTGCTCACCCAGATGCTCGCCGACCGCGACCTCGGCGTCGCCTACGTCGCCGTCACCCCGGGGCAGCCGGCGGGCATCACGACGCTGCCGGCGTCGACGCTGCGCACGGGCTTCCCGATCCTGTCGAACCCGTTCGGCAAGAACGGCGCGAAGCCGATCTCGAAGGCGCACTTCCACTTCACCTTCGGCAACGACCTCTCGCGGGCCGCGTCGGACGAACTGTGGGAGCAGTTCGCGGTGCCGTCCTACAACCGGGTGTTCTTCGAGGGCGTCGCGGCCGCCTTCGACGAGAAGGGCGGCGTGAGCCACGTCGACTACGCGAAGGCCGACCGTGCCCCGCTGCTCGTCATCGCGGGTGAGATCGACCACGTGGTGCCGCCGGCCATCGGCACGGCGATCGTGAAGAAGTACCGGGCGAGCGGCAGCCCGTCGCTCGTCGAGTACAAGGAGTACGCGGGCCGCACGCACCGCATCGTGTCGCAGGACGGCTGGGAGGAAGTGGCCGAGTACGCCCTCGACTGGGCGCTCGAGCACGCGCAGGCCTGA
- a CDS encoding TfoX/Sxy family protein, with protein sequence MVTDAERRAADASRARLGALTAPLLARPGVSWGRMFSTEGLGIRGKIFAVVVHDGGLMVKVPEPRADELVADGAVVRMVMRGRELREWVVSAPAASDAEWLALVEEAYVYLDEITP encoded by the coding sequence ATGGTGACGGATGCGGAGCGCCGCGCGGCGGATGCGTCGCGCGCCCGGCTCGGGGCGCTGACGGCGCCGCTGCTCGCACGGCCGGGGGTGAGCTGGGGCCGCATGTTCTCGACCGAGGGGCTCGGCATCCGCGGCAAGATCTTCGCCGTCGTGGTGCACGACGGCGGGCTCATGGTCAAGGTGCCCGAGCCGCGCGCCGACGAACTCGTCGCCGACGGTGCGGTCGTGCGCATGGTGATGCGCGGCCGCGAGCTGCGCGAGTGGGTCGTGTCGGCCCCCGCGGCATCCGACGCCGAGTGGCTCGCGCTCGTCGAGGAGGCCTACGTCTACCTCGACGAGATCACGCCCTGA
- a CDS encoding DUF3800 domain-containing protein: protein MLLFYIDESGHHRMAADPADPTRLARDTTDWFVLSAVGIRDTSRRPLAEAIDRVKRDHLGAGADRPWNETELKGRRLAITRRRVEGARTDPDADYAAITDGAELDALETEVVGLLAHAHPIVFTVAIDKRALFVERPGEPALGWAYAFLYRRIAMELERHHPEEGGILVADQQTEHEKAFRDHELTRIRDELAARGRLRADYRLLLDRPLWIDSSLSTWDREIIQLADLVAFTTHEGVDRGFSSAGARALWPTVRGLLAPDPATGDPDGEGLVIFPKPEAWPVTR from the coding sequence ATGCTGCTCTTCTACATCGACGAGTCCGGGCACCACCGGATGGCCGCCGATCCGGCCGACCCGACGCGGCTCGCCCGCGACACGACCGACTGGTTCGTGCTGTCGGCGGTCGGCATCCGCGACACCTCCCGACGCCCGCTCGCGGAGGCGATCGACCGCGTGAAGCGGGACCACCTGGGCGCCGGTGCCGACCGCCCGTGGAACGAGACCGAGCTCAAAGGGCGCCGCCTCGCGATCACGCGGCGTCGCGTCGAGGGCGCGCGTACCGACCCGGACGCCGACTACGCCGCGATCACCGACGGTGCAGAACTCGACGCGCTCGAGACGGAGGTCGTCGGGCTGCTCGCACACGCGCACCCGATCGTCTTCACCGTCGCCATCGACAAGCGGGCGCTGTTCGTGGAGCGCCCGGGGGAACCCGCGCTCGGCTGGGCGTACGCGTTCCTGTACCGCCGCATCGCGATGGAGCTCGAACGCCACCACCCGGAGGAGGGCGGCATCCTCGTCGCCGACCAGCAGACCGAGCACGAGAAGGCGTTCCGCGACCACGAGCTCACCCGCATCCGCGACGAGCTGGCCGCGCGCGGCCGCCTGCGCGCCGACTACCGGCTGCTGCTCGACCGTCCACTGTGGATCGATTCGAGCCTCTCCACCTGGGATCGCGAGATCATCCAGCTCGCCGACCTGGTGGCCTTCACCACCCACGAGGGCGTCGACCGCGGCTTCTCCTCCGCCGGGGCCCGGGCGCTCTGGCCGACGGTCCGCGGCCTGCTCGCGCCCGACCCGGCGACCGGCGACCCCGACGGCGAGGGACTCGTCATCTTCCCGAAGCCGGAAGCCTGGCCCGTCACACGGTGA
- the fgd gene encoding glucose-6-phosphate dehydrogenase (coenzyme-F420), with protein MTRALRLGYKASAEQFAPRELVEFAVAAEEHGFESVTTSDHFQPWRHEGGHAPFSLAWMTAVGERTSKVLIGTSVMTPTFRYNPAVIAQAFATMGVLYPGRIFLGVGSGEALNEIATGWRGEWPEFKERFARLRESVDLMRALWTGDRVSFEGEYYQTVDASIYDRPESPIPVYIAAGGPMVARYAGRAGDGFICTSGKGAELYRDELMPAVEEGAGKAGKTLDDVDRMIEIKLSYDTDPDVALENTRFWAPLALSKEQKHDITDPVEMERAADALPIEQIASRWIVGSDPDEVVAQIAQYVDWGLNHLVFHAPGADQYRFQELFARDLAPRLRAL; from the coding sequence ATGACTCGTGCGCTTCGACTCGGATACAAGGCTTCGGCCGAGCAGTTCGCCCCCCGTGAGCTCGTGGAGTTCGCCGTCGCGGCGGAGGAGCACGGCTTCGAGTCGGTGACGACCTCCGACCACTTCCAGCCGTGGCGGCACGAGGGCGGGCACGCGCCGTTCTCGCTCGCCTGGATGACGGCCGTCGGCGAGCGCACCTCGAAGGTGCTCATCGGCACGAGCGTCATGACGCCGACGTTCCGCTACAACCCCGCCGTCATCGCGCAGGCGTTCGCCACGATGGGCGTGCTGTACCCGGGCCGCATCTTCCTGGGGGTCGGATCGGGGGAGGCGCTCAACGAGATCGCCACCGGGTGGCGGGGCGAGTGGCCCGAGTTCAAGGAGCGGTTCGCGCGGTTGCGGGAGTCGGTCGACCTCATGCGGGCGCTGTGGACCGGCGACCGGGTGAGCTTCGAGGGCGAGTACTACCAGACCGTCGACGCCTCCATCTACGACCGACCCGAGAGCCCCATCCCCGTCTACATCGCCGCGGGCGGCCCGATGGTGGCCCGCTACGCGGGACGCGCGGGCGACGGTTTCATCTGCACCTCGGGCAAGGGCGCCGAGCTCTACCGCGACGAGCTGATGCCGGCCGTCGAGGAGGGCGCGGGCAAGGCCGGCAAGACCCTCGACGACGTCGACCGCATGATCGAGATCAAGCTCTCCTACGACACCGACCCCGACGTGGCGCTCGAGAACACCCGCTTCTGGGCGCCGCTCGCGCTCAGCAAGGAGCAGAAGCACGACATCACCGACCCGGTCGAGATGGAGCGGGCGGCGGATGCGCTGCCGATCGAGCAGATCGCCTCGCGCTGGATCGTCGGCTCCGACCCCGACGAGGTCGTCGCCCAGATCGCGCAGTACGTCGACTGGGGCCTCAACCACCTGGTCTTCCACGCGCCGGGTGCGGACCAGTACCGCTTCCAGGAGCTGTTCGCGCGCGACCTCGCGCCGCGCCTGCGCGCGCTGTGA
- a CDS encoding VOC family protein, whose product MVDYRIELVGLPVSDIPRARAFYGDTLGWPVDHDQVVSDDIHFIQVTPPGSACSIAFGKGVSEMAPGTLKALQVVVSSADDALADLRGRGVECSDIDEQPWGRFIYFADPDGNTWAVQQLPDWSANAG is encoded by the coding sequence ATGGTCGACTACCGCATCGAACTCGTCGGACTTCCCGTGTCGGACATCCCCCGCGCACGCGCCTTCTACGGCGACACGCTCGGCTGGCCCGTCGATCACGACCAGGTCGTGAGCGACGACATCCACTTCATCCAGGTCACACCGCCCGGCTCGGCCTGCTCGATCGCCTTCGGCAAGGGCGTCAGCGAGATGGCGCCCGGCACACTCAAGGCGCTGCAGGTCGTCGTCTCGTCGGCGGACGACGCCCTCGCCGACCTCCGCGGGCGCGGGGTCGAGTGCTCCGACATCGACGAGCAGCCCTGGGGCCGCTTCATCTACTTCGCCGACCCCGACGGCAACACCTGGGCGGTGCAGCAGCTGCCCGACTGGTCCGCGAACGCGGGCTGA
- a CDS encoding zinc-dependent alcohol dehydrogenase family protein translates to MHATLIHAPGDIRFEEVPDPRLSTGGDAIVRVVAACVCGSDLWPYRGVTPTDEPHRIGHEFVGVVEEVGPEVRRIKVGDFVIAPFYDCCMACVNCLNGFSTSCLNGGWWGEDDRMGAFADAGQGERVRVPHADGSLVATPSMPDDALVPHLLTLSDVMGTGHHAAVSGGVGPGKTVVVVGDGAVGLCAVLASARLGADRIIAMSRHADRQALARRFGATELVEERGKEGVARIRELTGGVGADVVLECVGTKESMDQALRSARPGGQVGFVGVPNGGPELPLRVMFGTNVGVRGGVAPVRNYIEELLPEVWDGRLQPGAVFDLELPMSEVADAYRAMDERRAIKVLLRP, encoded by the coding sequence ATGCACGCGACGCTCATCCATGCCCCCGGCGACATCCGCTTCGAGGAGGTGCCCGATCCGCGGCTGTCGACCGGCGGCGACGCGATCGTGCGGGTCGTGGCGGCCTGCGTGTGCGGTTCGGACCTGTGGCCGTACCGCGGTGTCACGCCGACGGACGAGCCGCACCGCATCGGCCACGAGTTCGTGGGGGTCGTCGAGGAGGTGGGGCCAGAGGTCCGCAGGATCAAGGTCGGCGACTTCGTGATCGCCCCCTTCTACGACTGCTGCATGGCCTGCGTCAATTGCCTGAACGGCTTCTCGACCTCGTGCCTGAACGGCGGATGGTGGGGTGAGGACGACCGGATGGGCGCCTTCGCCGACGCCGGGCAGGGCGAGCGGGTGCGGGTTCCGCACGCCGACGGCTCGCTCGTGGCGACCCCGTCGATGCCGGACGACGCGCTCGTGCCGCACCTGCTGACCCTGTCGGACGTCATGGGCACGGGCCACCACGCCGCCGTCTCGGGCGGCGTGGGGCCCGGCAAGACGGTCGTCGTGGTGGGGGATGGCGCGGTCGGGCTGTGCGCGGTGCTGGCATCCGCGCGTCTCGGCGCCGACCGGATCATCGCCATGTCGCGGCACGCCGACCGCCAGGCGCTTGCGCGCCGTTTCGGCGCGACCGAGCTCGTCGAGGAGCGCGGCAAGGAGGGCGTGGCCCGCATCCGCGAGCTGACGGGCGGCGTCGGGGCGGATGTGGTGCTCGAGTGCGTGGGCACGAAGGAGTCGATGGATCAGGCGCTCCGCTCCGCGCGGCCCGGCGGCCAGGTGGGCTTCGTGGGCGTGCCGAACGGCGGCCCCGAGCTGCCGCTGCGCGTCATGTTCGGCACCAACGTCGGGGTGCGCGGCGGCGTCGCCCCCGTGCGCAACTACATCGAGGAGCTGCTGCCGGAGGTGTGGGACGGGCGCCTGCAGCCGGGCGCCGTCTTCGACCTCGAACTGCCGATGTCCGAGGTGGCCGACGCATACCGCGCGATGGACGAGCGCCGCGCCATCAAGGTGCTGCTGCGCCCGTAG
- a CDS encoding ABC transporter permease — MTLAHALSDTAALTGRTLRHVTRSLDTVITTAIMPVGIMALFVFVFGGAIDTGGVAYVDYLLPGILLITVASGVSYTSYRLFMDLTGGIFERFQSLPIARTGVLWAHVLTSLVANLVSLVIVVGVALLIGFRTGADAGAWLAVVGILVLFTLALTWLAVIAGLSASSVEGAGAFAYPLIFLPFVSSAFVPTETMPGPVRWFAENQPVTSIVDSIRALFAQQPVGSELWIALAWCVGILAAAVVAAGLVYRRRFA, encoded by the coding sequence ATGACCCTCGCACACGCACTCTCCGACACGGCCGCCCTCACCGGCCGCACGCTCCGCCACGTGACGCGCAGCCTCGACACCGTCATCACGACCGCGATCATGCCGGTCGGCATCATGGCGCTGTTCGTGTTCGTGTTCGGCGGCGCGATCGACACCGGCGGCGTCGCCTACGTCGACTACCTGCTGCCCGGCATCCTGCTGATCACCGTGGCGTCCGGCGTCTCGTACACCTCCTACCGCCTCTTCATGGACCTCACGGGCGGCATCTTCGAGCGCTTCCAGTCGCTGCCGATCGCCCGCACGGGCGTGCTCTGGGCGCACGTGCTCACCTCGCTCGTCGCGAACCTCGTGTCGCTCGTCATCGTCGTGGGCGTGGCGCTGCTCATCGGCTTCCGCACGGGGGCGGATGCGGGAGCCTGGCTCGCCGTGGTCGGCATCCTCGTGCTGTTCACACTCGCGCTCACCTGGCTCGCCGTGATCGCGGGGTTGAGCGCGAGCTCGGTGGAGGGTGCGGGGGCGTTCGCCTACCCGCTCATCTTCCTGCCGTTCGTGAGCTCGGCGTTCGTGCCGACCGAGACGATGCCGGGGCCGGTTCGCTGGTTCGCCGAGAACCAGCCGGTCACCTCGATCGTCGACAGCATCCGCGCGCTGTTCGCGCAGCAGCCGGTGGGCTCGGAGCTCTGGATCGCGCTCGCCTGGTGCGTCGGCATCCTGGCCGCCGCGGTCGTGGCCGCCGGGCTCGTGTACCGGCGCCGCTTCGCCTGA
- a CDS encoding ABC transporter ATP-binding protein, with the protein MTADAAIRVTGLEKSYGSLRVLRGVDLEVAPGSIHALLGSNGAGKTTLVRILATLLRADAGEARVDGHDVAAQPARVREAISLTGQFAAVDDMLTGRENLALVARLRHETDPGAVADALLARFSLTEAGARRAATYSGGMRRRLDIAMSLIGSPRVIFLDEPTTGLDPEARLEVWDAVKELARGGTTVLLTTQQLEEAEQLADRIAILHRGRIIVDGTLAELTALLPASEVQYVQKQPTLEEIFFALVGEREGGEEDAA; encoded by the coding sequence ATGACCGCGGATGCCGCCATCCGCGTCACCGGGCTCGAGAAGTCCTACGGCAGCCTGCGGGTGCTGCGCGGCGTCGACCTCGAGGTCGCGCCCGGCAGCATCCACGCCCTGCTCGGCTCGAACGGCGCCGGCAAGACGACGCTCGTGCGCATCCTGGCGACCCTCCTCCGGGCGGATGCGGGCGAGGCACGCGTCGACGGGCACGACGTCGCCGCCCAGCCCGCCCGCGTGCGCGAGGCGATCAGCCTCACCGGCCAGTTCGCGGCCGTCGACGACATGCTCACGGGACGTGAGAACCTCGCACTCGTCGCGCGACTGCGCCACGAGACCGACCCGGGTGCCGTCGCCGACGCACTGCTCGCGCGCTTCTCGCTCACCGAGGCGGGCGCGCGCCGCGCAGCCACCTACTCCGGCGGCATGCGGCGCCGGCTCGACATCGCGATGAGTCTCATCGGCAGCCCGCGCGTCATCTTCCTCGACGAGCCCACGACGGGCCTCGACCCCGAGGCGCGGCTCGAGGTGTGGGATGCGGTGAAGGAGCTCGCCCGCGGCGGCACCACGGTGCTGCTGACGACGCAGCAGCTCGAGGAGGCCGAGCAGTTGGCCGACCGGATCGCCATCCTGCACCGCGGGCGGATCATCGTCGACGGCACGCTCGCCGAGCTGACCGCCCTGCTGCCGGCCTCCGAGGTGCAGTACGTGCAGAAGCAGCCGACGCTCGAGGAGATCTTCTTCGCCCTCGTCGGCGAGCGCGAAGGCGGCGAGGAGGACGCGGCATGA
- a CDS encoding DUF1048 domain-containing protein has product MTPKWIEAVTGSLEQKKQYRAARARIDALPEPYRAGAKAVERYLMYSGGVTDGDTLVRMSGDLAELWERAAADGTALHEILGDDPVEFVDAFRAAYTGTEWLDKERARLRRAVAEAEGGASS; this is encoded by the coding sequence ATGACCCCGAAATGGATCGAGGCGGTCACCGGATCGCTCGAGCAGAAGAAGCAGTACCGGGCGGCTCGCGCCCGCATCGACGCACTCCCCGAGCCCTACCGCGCCGGAGCGAAGGCGGTCGAGCGCTACCTCATGTACTCGGGCGGCGTCACCGACGGCGACACCCTGGTGCGGATGTCCGGCGACCTCGCCGAGCTGTGGGAGCGCGCCGCCGCCGACGGGACGGCACTGCACGAGATCCTGGGCGACGATCCCGTCGAGTTCGTCGACGCCTTCCGCGCCGCGTACACGGGCACGGAGTGGCTCGACAAGGAGCGCGCGCGGCTGCGCCGGGCCGTCGCCGAGGCGGAGGGCGGCGCGTCGTCATGA
- a CDS encoding PadR family transcriptional regulator, with product MGKQTTEMLKGFLEGIVLAAIGRTPAHGYEITSWLREQGFTDLVEGTVYAVLLRIEQRGLVDIEKVPSEKGPPRKVYTLNARGRDALDEFWGNWSFLAERLERLHDEGEQQ from the coding sequence GTGGGCAAGCAGACGACCGAGATGCTCAAGGGCTTCCTCGAGGGCATCGTGCTCGCGGCGATCGGCCGCACCCCCGCACACGGCTACGAGATCACCTCGTGGCTGCGCGAGCAGGGCTTCACCGACCTCGTCGAGGGCACCGTCTACGCGGTGCTGCTGCGCATCGAGCAGCGCGGGCTCGTCGACATCGAGAAGGTGCCGTCGGAGAAGGGCCCGCCGCGCAAGGTGTACACCCTCAACGCGCGCGGCCGCGACGCCCTGGACGAGTTCTGGGGCAACTGGAGCTTTCTGGCCGAGCGGCTGGAGCGCCTGCACGACGAAGGAGAACAGCAATGA
- a CDS encoding TIGR03557 family F420-dependent LLM class oxidoreductase: MLERFAPGEVIALAQQAEAAGFTGVMAADHFQPWIPQQGQASFVWNVLSALGQVTAGDLGTGVTAPTFRWHPAMVAQASATLAAMYPGRHWLGIGSGEAINEHVVGRYWPEAPERIDRMFEAVDIIRKLFTASLAGRDVRHEGRYYKLESTRLWTMPDAAPPILIGTAGPVTAKRAGRTVDGIVVDGAPVEKVAPLLQRFAEGSREAGRDPRGQTRIIRLHLSWAPTHAEAVANALREWPNAGMRFPKSDIRSPFELEQIARTVRPEDFEGRVLISDDPEVHRAHIQRYLDLGFDRVYLHDVSREQARFLEVFGREVLPRLSR; the protein is encoded by the coding sequence ATGCTCGAGCGCTTCGCGCCGGGCGAGGTGATCGCGCTCGCGCAGCAGGCGGAGGCGGCGGGCTTCACGGGTGTCATGGCCGCCGACCACTTCCAGCCGTGGATCCCGCAGCAGGGCCAGGCGAGCTTCGTGTGGAACGTGCTGTCGGCGCTCGGGCAGGTCACGGCGGGGGATCTCGGCACGGGGGTCACGGCGCCCACCTTCCGCTGGCATCCGGCGATGGTGGCGCAGGCCTCGGCGACACTCGCCGCCATGTACCCGGGCCGGCACTGGCTCGGCATCGGCTCGGGCGAGGCCATCAACGAGCACGTCGTCGGGCGGTACTGGCCCGAGGCGCCCGAGCGCATCGACCGGATGTTCGAGGCGGTCGACATCATCCGGAAACTGTTCACGGCATCCCTCGCCGGGCGCGACGTACGTCACGAGGGGCGGTACTACAAGCTCGAGTCGACCCGGCTGTGGACGATGCCGGATGCCGCCCCGCCGATCCTGATCGGCACCGCCGGCCCCGTGACGGCGAAGCGCGCGGGCCGCACGGTCGACGGCATCGTCGTCGACGGGGCGCCCGTCGAGAAGGTGGCGCCGCTGCTGCAGCGTTTCGCGGAGGGCTCCCGCGAGGCGGGCCGCGACCCGCGCGGCCAGACGCGCATCATCCGCCTGCACCTCAGCTGGGCGCCGACGCACGCGGAGGCGGTGGCGAACGCGCTGCGGGAGTGGCCGAACGCGGGGATGCGCTTCCCGAAGTCCGACATCCGCTCGCCGTTCGAGCTGGAGCAGATCGCCCGCACGGTGCGCCCGGAGGACTTCGAGGGCCGCGTGCTGATCTCCGACGACCCCGAGGTGCACCGCGCCCACATCCAGCGCTACCTCGACCTCGGCTTCGACCGCGTCTACCTGCACGACGTGTCGCGCGAGCAGGCGCGCTTCCTCGAGGTCTTCGGCCGCGAGGTGCTGCCCCGCCTCAGCCGCTGA
- a CDS encoding cysteine hydrolase family protein, whose amino-acid sequence MTQALLVIDVQESFRSTERWQTISNPSVVDAVARLVARFREHGSPVFWILHADPGSGNAFDPENGLVQVLAELEPAPGEQLLVKTTINAFTSTDLEELLRAEGVDEVVLCGIRTEQCVEPTARIATDLGFATTVVIDATATNPAGALSAREVIERTAEVLAAREFAEVVTLESLGLAAPVSG is encoded by the coding sequence ATGACCCAGGCATTGCTCGTCATCGACGTCCAGGAGTCGTTCCGCAGCACGGAGCGGTGGCAGACGATCTCGAACCCGTCAGTGGTGGATGCGGTCGCACGCCTCGTCGCGCGGTTCCGCGAGCACGGCTCGCCCGTGTTCTGGATCCTGCACGCCGACCCGGGATCCGGCAACGCCTTCGACCCGGAGAACGGCCTCGTGCAGGTGCTGGCCGAGCTCGAGCCGGCGCCCGGCGAGCAGCTGCTCGTGAAGACCACGATCAACGCCTTCACCTCGACGGACCTCGAGGAGTTGCTGCGCGCGGAGGGCGTCGACGAGGTCGTGCTGTGCGGCATCCGCACCGAGCAGTGCGTCGAGCCGACCGCCCGGATCGCCACCGACCTGGGCTTCGCGACGACGGTCGTCATCGACGCGACCGCCACCAACCCGGCGGGTGCGCTGAGCGCCCGCGAGGTGATCGAGCGCACCGCCGAGGTGCTCGCGGCGCGCGAGTTCGCCGAGGTCGTGACGCTCGAATCGCTCGGGCTCGCGGCGCCGGTCAGCGGCTGA
- the cofE gene encoding coenzyme F420-0:L-glutamate ligase yields MTNVGPEFSVFALLGLPEFRPGDDVAGILGDALAGVARDGDIVAITSKIVSKAEGRIVAAADREDAITAETVRLVAERAHADGSGTTRIVENRQGLVMAAAGVDASNAPDGHVLLLPENPDRSALHIAQVLRDRLGIRVGVILTDTFGRPWREGQTDQAIGAAGVTVLEQLAGTADANGKTLHVTAPAVADELAAAAELVKGKAAGRPVAVIRGLGHLVTGLDVPGARALQRASDRDMFRQGSQEAYAEGYAAGLATHSD; encoded by the coding sequence GTGACGAACGTGGGGCCCGAGTTCAGTGTGTTCGCGCTGCTCGGGCTGCCCGAGTTCCGGCCGGGGGATGACGTGGCGGGGATCCTCGGGGACGCGCTCGCGGGCGTCGCGCGCGACGGCGACATCGTCGCGATCACGAGCAAGATCGTCAGCAAGGCGGAGGGTCGCATCGTCGCGGCCGCCGACCGTGAGGACGCGATCACGGCCGAGACCGTGCGACTCGTCGCCGAGCGGGCGCACGCCGACGGCTCGGGCACGACGCGCATCGTCGAGAACCGGCAGGGGCTCGTCATGGCGGCGGCGGGCGTCGACGCCTCGAACGCCCCCGACGGCCATGTGCTGCTGCTCCCCGAGAACCCCGACCGCTCCGCCCTGCACATCGCCCAGGTGCTGCGCGACAGGCTCGGCATCCGGGTGGGGGTCATCCTCACCGACACCTTCGGCCGTCCGTGGCGCGAGGGTCAGACCGATCAGGCGATCGGCGCGGCGGGGGTCACCGTGCTCGAGCAGCTCGCGGGCACCGCGGATGCGAACGGCAAGACCCTGCACGTCACCGCCCCCGCGGTCGCCGACGAGCTCGCGGCGGCGGCCGAGCTCGTCAAGGGCAAGGCGGCCGGCCGACCGGTGGCGGTCATCCGGGGCCTCGGGCACCTCGTCACGGGGCTCGACGTGCCGGGTGCGCGGGCCCTGCAGCGCGCATCCGACCGCGACATGTTCCGCCAGGGTTCGCAGGAGGCCTACGCCGAGGGGTACGCGGCGGGCCTTGCGACGCACTCCGACTGA